A region from the Gossypium hirsutum isolate 1008001.06 chromosome A08, Gossypium_hirsutum_v2.1, whole genome shotgun sequence genome encodes:
- the LOC107904835 gene encoding protein OS-9 homolog isoform X1, whose translation MRLFVSLVAVLCIVCSNVLADQIFPSHVASTLGRSSREPKYKIEFHSEDSPYHPDDDQESVFMPNKDGKNFLCFLPKVEKTKTLKPVTQQNVSTMIVESEKQVKLKTPDELLEVLKDRCFIRQEGWWSYEFCYQNRLRQIHVEEDKVVQEFVLGVYDEEATAAFNQNLSDISALKDPRSKDASQRYHAHQYTNGTQCDLTNQPRETEVRFVCSEPRAMISSITELSTCKYALTILSPMLCKHPLFQEERPVWHTINCNVLAKDTKVEEDPHITMIMDSEDQSSNFDSSQ comes from the exons ATGAGATTATTTGTTAGTTTGGTAGCAGTTTTATGTATCGTGTGCAGCAATGTCTTAGCCGATCAGATTTTCCCATCTCATGTAG CTAGCACACTTGGTCGAAGCTCCCGTGAACCAAAATACAAGATTGAGTTCCATTCTGAAGACTCTCCCTACCATCCC GATGATGATCAGGAGTCTGTTTTTATGCCTAATAAAGATGGAAAGAATTTTTTATGTTTCTTGCCTAAGGTGGAGAAAACCAAGACTCTAAAGCCAGTTACTCAGCAGAACGTTAGTACCATGATTGTGGAATCTGAGAAACAGGTTAAACTGAAGACGCCTGATGAGCTGCTGGAAGTACTGAAAGATCGATGCTTTATCAGA CAAGAGGGTTGGTGGTCTTATGAATTTTGCTATCAAAATCGGTTACGGCAAATACATGTGGAAGAGGATAAG GTGGTTCAGGAATTTGTCTTGGGTGTATATGATGAAGAGGCCACTGCTGCCTTCAACCAGAATCTCTCTGACATATCTGCATTAAAAGATCCTCGCTCAAAAGATGCATCACAAAG GTATCATGCTCATCAATATACGAATGGAACCCAATGTGATCTTACTAATCAGCCACGAGAAACTGAG GTGAGATTTGTCTGCTCGGAGCCAAGAGCAATGATTAGTTCAATTACAGAGTTATCCACGTGCAAGTATGCACTTACTATTCTAAGCCCTATGTTATGCAAACACCC GTTATTCCAAGAAGAGAGACCGGTGTGGCACACCATTAACTGCAATGTGCTTGCCAAGGATACCAAGGTTGAGGAGGACCCGCATATTACTATGATCATGGACTCGGAAGATCAATCTAGTAATTTTGATTCAAGCCAATGA
- the LOC107904835 gene encoding protein OS-9 homolog isoform X2, producing the protein MYRVQQCLSRSDFPISSSTLGRSSREPKYKIEFHSEDSPYHPDDDQESVFMPNKDGKNFLCFLPKVEKTKTLKPVTQQNVSTMIVESEKQVKLKTPDELLEVLKDRCFIRQEGWWSYEFCYQNRLRQIHVEEDKVVQEFVLGVYDEEATAAFNQNLSDISALKDPRSKDASQRYHAHQYTNGTQCDLTNQPRETEVRFVCSEPRAMISSITELSTCKYALTILSPMLCKHPLFQEERPVWHTINCNVLAKDTKVEEDPHITMIMDSEDQSSNFDSSQ; encoded by the exons ATGTATCGTGTGCAGCAATGTCTTAGCCGATCAGATTTTCCCATCTCAT CTAGCACACTTGGTCGAAGCTCCCGTGAACCAAAATACAAGATTGAGTTCCATTCTGAAGACTCTCCCTACCATCCC GATGATGATCAGGAGTCTGTTTTTATGCCTAATAAAGATGGAAAGAATTTTTTATGTTTCTTGCCTAAGGTGGAGAAAACCAAGACTCTAAAGCCAGTTACTCAGCAGAACGTTAGTACCATGATTGTGGAATCTGAGAAACAGGTTAAACTGAAGACGCCTGATGAGCTGCTGGAAGTACTGAAAGATCGATGCTTTATCAGA CAAGAGGGTTGGTGGTCTTATGAATTTTGCTATCAAAATCGGTTACGGCAAATACATGTGGAAGAGGATAAG GTGGTTCAGGAATTTGTCTTGGGTGTATATGATGAAGAGGCCACTGCTGCCTTCAACCAGAATCTCTCTGACATATCTGCATTAAAAGATCCTCGCTCAAAAGATGCATCACAAAG GTATCATGCTCATCAATATACGAATGGAACCCAATGTGATCTTACTAATCAGCCACGAGAAACTGAG GTGAGATTTGTCTGCTCGGAGCCAAGAGCAATGATTAGTTCAATTACAGAGTTATCCACGTGCAAGTATGCACTTACTATTCTAAGCCCTATGTTATGCAAACACCC GTTATTCCAAGAAGAGAGACCGGTGTGGCACACCATTAACTGCAATGTGCTTGCCAAGGATACCAAGGTTGAGGAGGACCCGCATATTACTATGATCATGGACTCGGAAGATCAATCTAGTAATTTTGATTCAAGCCAATGA